The Candidatus Polarisedimenticolaceae bacterium genome has a window encoding:
- the holA gene encoding DNA polymerase III subunit delta gives MARSRAEGPWGRVVAASAAREAEKGWPAGLTTLTGADLYHLDLAFEAIVGALAPDRDDPFAYTVLRDGRLSPAELVDRAASRGMFASSRIVVLRDVAVLDGDPEPLLRYAADPPDASWILIRASRLDRKRKLHQAVCSGRLLEFRPPEGEAEAREFLEVLSALARERGLRLDARAAAWVAAGSEGDLLRARAALDQLRDAFPGATAPLTEAQVAEIVSASESATGWELGDHLVSRDTARALADARRYESMGQEAIKIVGGLAWRARSLVSAKGLEARGAPFDAIVGAARAWAWKEALRAALRRWPASDARALPSRLLAADRTLKSRQAPPYAAVERLIHETASDDPGRKPR, from the coding sequence ATGGCGCGCTCGCGCGCCGAAGGGCCCTGGGGCCGGGTCGTCGCCGCCTCGGCGGCGCGCGAGGCCGAGAAGGGATGGCCCGCGGGACTCACGACGCTCACCGGAGCGGATCTCTACCATCTCGATCTCGCGTTCGAGGCGATCGTCGGCGCGCTGGCCCCCGACCGCGACGACCCGTTCGCGTACACCGTCCTGCGCGACGGCCGGCTCTCGCCGGCCGAGCTCGTCGACCGGGCGGCGTCCCGGGGGATGTTCGCCTCCTCGAGGATCGTCGTGTTGCGCGACGTCGCGGTCCTCGACGGCGATCCGGAGCCGCTCCTCCGGTACGCCGCCGATCCGCCGGACGCGAGCTGGATCCTGATCCGCGCGTCGCGCCTCGACCGCAAACGCAAGCTCCACCAGGCGGTGTGCTCCGGACGCCTGCTCGAGTTCCGTCCTCCCGAGGGAGAGGCCGAGGCGCGGGAGTTCCTCGAGGTCCTCTCCGCGCTCGCACGCGAGCGCGGCCTGCGGCTCGACGCGCGCGCCGCGGCGTGGGTAGCCGCGGGGAGCGAAGGGGACCTCCTTCGCGCCCGCGCGGCGCTGGACCAGCTGCGCGACGCGTTTCCGGGCGCGACGGCGCCTTTGACCGAAGCGCAGGTCGCCGAGATCGTGTCGGCGTCGGAGTCGGCGACCGGATGGGAGCTCGGGGATCATCTGGTCTCCCGCGACACCGCCCGCGCGCTCGCCGACGCCCGCCGCTACGAGTCGATGGGTCAGGAGGCGATCAAGATCGTCGGCGGCCTCGCCTGGCGGGCGCGTTCGCTCGTGTCGGCCAAGGGGCTCGAGGCGAGAGGGGCGCCGTTCGACGCGATCGTGGGCGCCGCGCGGGCCTGGGCGTGGAAGGAGGCGTTGCGCGCGGCGCTCCGGCGCTGGCCGGCCTCCGACGCGCGCGCCCTCCCTTCGCGCCTGCTCGCCGCGGACCGGACGCTGAAAAGCCGCCAGGCGCCGCCGTACGCCGCCGTCGAGCGCCTGATCCACGAAACCGCCTCGGACGATCCCGGAAGGAAGCCCCGATGA
- the nusB gene encoding transcription antitermination factor NusB — translation MGGRRRARENALQMLVQIDLAGDTPAQVFEHFWEGQIEADASTRAFAERLVNGVVRERPRLDRAIAEQARNWRLERMAVVDRNVLRVAVWELLFDPETPPPVVIDEAVEVARRFGSEQSASFINGVLDAILRAHGAPGP, via the coding sequence TTGGGCGGACGCCGGCGCGCTCGGGAGAACGCGCTCCAGATGCTGGTCCAGATCGACCTCGCGGGCGACACGCCCGCGCAGGTCTTCGAGCATTTCTGGGAAGGGCAGATCGAGGCGGACGCGTCCACACGCGCCTTCGCGGAGCGCCTGGTGAACGGCGTCGTCCGGGAGCGCCCCCGTCTGGACCGCGCGATCGCCGAGCAGGCGCGGAACTGGCGGCTCGAGCGGATGGCGGTCGTCGACCGCAACGTCCTGCGCGTGGCGGTGTGGGAGCTGCTGTTCGACCCCGAGACCCCGCCGCCGGTCGTGATCGACGAGGCGGTGGAAGTCGCCCGGCGGTTCGGAAGCGAACAGTCGGCCTCGTTCATCAACGGCGTGCTCGACGCGATCCTCCGCGCGCACGGAGCGCCGGGCCCGTGA
- the guaA gene encoding glutamine-hydrolyzing GMP synthase, whose product MSRSHETVLIFDFGSQYTQLIARRVRELGVYCEVLPFHAAPRAIAERRPRGVILSGGPDSVYAHGAPHVEKETLLSGVPTLGICYGMQLMMFKLGGRVTPASGREFGPATVEVLSADSLLLKGLGPVEKVWASHGDHVEAPAPGFRRIASSHNAPMAAVEDRDRGLYGVQFHPEVVHTEHGRTVLRNFLFDACGCRGDWTIASFVEEAIAEVRRTVGDKRVICALSGGVDSAVMALLLHRAIGDRLTCIFVNNGVLRKGEAAEVLSAFRERYRLEVRYADEADRFLSRLAGVADPERKRKIIGATFIEVFEEQAKAVDGAEFLAQGTIYPDRIESAEVFGPSATIKTHHNVGGLPERMHLKLVEPLRDLFKDEVRRLGTELGLDAGFVSRHPFPGPGLAVRVLGEVTAERVAVLQEADAIFLEELHLSGWYARTSQAFAVLLPVKSVGVMGDGRTYENVVALRAVETADFMTADWSRLPYDVLARASSRIVNEVRGVNRVVYDVTSKPPGTIEWE is encoded by the coding sequence ATGAGCCGCAGCCACGAGACCGTCCTGATCTTCGATTTCGGCTCGCAGTACACCCAGCTGATCGCGCGCCGCGTGCGCGAGCTCGGCGTCTACTGCGAGGTCCTGCCGTTCCACGCCGCGCCGCGCGCGATCGCCGAGCGGCGGCCCCGCGGGGTGATCCTCTCGGGCGGGCCCGACTCCGTCTACGCCCACGGCGCGCCGCACGTCGAGAAGGAGACGCTGCTGTCGGGGGTCCCCACGCTCGGGATCTGCTACGGCATGCAGCTGATGATGTTCAAGCTCGGGGGGCGCGTGACCCCCGCGTCGGGCCGGGAGTTCGGCCCGGCGACCGTGGAGGTCCTCTCGGCGGATTCGCTCCTGCTGAAGGGGCTTGGGCCGGTCGAGAAGGTCTGGGCCAGCCACGGCGACCACGTCGAGGCGCCGGCTCCCGGCTTCCGCAGGATCGCCTCGTCGCACAACGCGCCGATGGCCGCCGTCGAGGATCGCGATCGCGGCCTGTACGGCGTGCAGTTCCACCCGGAGGTCGTGCACACCGAGCACGGACGCACGGTGCTGCGGAACTTCCTGTTCGACGCGTGCGGCTGCCGGGGCGACTGGACGATCGCCTCGTTCGTGGAGGAGGCGATCGCGGAGGTCCGGCGCACCGTCGGGGACAAACGCGTGATCTGCGCGCTGTCGGGGGGCGTCGACTCGGCGGTGATGGCGCTCCTGCTCCACCGCGCGATCGGGGACCGGCTGACGTGCATCTTCGTGAACAACGGGGTCCTCCGGAAGGGCGAGGCCGCGGAGGTGCTCTCCGCCTTCCGCGAGCGCTACCGCCTCGAGGTGCGTTACGCCGACGAGGCCGACCGGTTCCTCTCGCGTCTGGCCGGCGTGGCGGACCCCGAGCGCAAGCGGAAGATCATCGGCGCCACGTTCATCGAGGTGTTCGAGGAGCAGGCCAAGGCGGTCGACGGGGCCGAGTTCCTCGCCCAGGGGACGATCTACCCCGATCGGATCGAGTCGGCGGAGGTCTTCGGGCCGTCGGCGACGATCAAGACCCACCACAACGTCGGGGGGCTGCCGGAGCGGATGCACCTCAAGCTCGTCGAGCCGCTGCGCGACCTCTTCAAGGACGAGGTCCGGCGCCTGGGAACGGAGCTCGGGCTCGACGCCGGCTTCGTCTCGCGCCACCCCTTCCCCGGGCCGGGGCTCGCGGTGCGCGTGCTCGGGGAGGTCACCGCCGAGCGCGTCGCGGTCCTGCAGGAAGCCGACGCGATCTTCCTCGAGGAGCTTCACCTCTCCGGTTGGTACGCCAGGACCTCGCAGGCGTTCGCCGTGTTGCTCCCGGTGAAGAGCGTGGGCGTGATGGGGGACGGGCGCACGTACGAGAACGTCGTCGCGCTGCGCGCGGTCGAAACGGCCGACTTCATGACCGCGGACTGGTCGCGGCTTCCCTACGACGTGCTCGCGCGGGCGTCGAGCCGGATCGTCAACGAGGTCCGCGGGGTGAACCGGGTCGTGTACGACGTGACCTCGAAGCCGCCGGGGACGATCGAGTGGGAGTGA
- the lptE gene encoding LPS assembly lipoprotein LptE — protein MRRIAACAALVAFAATATSCGYRLAGANANPSIPASLKVVAVIPFENQTKRPEIEQRVTEEVARELSKRGGYDVVTDRDTADALLEGAVIGFETSPVQFNDQGRATRVETVVRLRATLRDVRSGNPMWSQDGLVFREQYDVDENEASFFDRETLALDELARGAAGALVASIFEGF, from the coding sequence GTGAGGCGGATCGCCGCATGCGCCGCGCTCGTCGCCTTCGCGGCGACGGCGACGTCGTGCGGGTACCGACTCGCCGGCGCGAACGCCAATCCCTCGATCCCGGCTTCGCTCAAGGTCGTCGCGGTCATCCCCTTCGAGAATCAGACCAAGCGCCCGGAGATCGAGCAGCGGGTGACCGAGGAGGTCGCGCGCGAGCTGAGCAAGCGCGGCGGGTACGACGTGGTCACCGATCGCGACACCGCCGACGCCCTGCTCGAGGGGGCGGTCATCGGCTTCGAGACGAGCCCGGTGCAGTTCAACGACCAGGGTCGCGCGACCCGCGTCGAGACGGTCGTGCGCCTGCGCGCCACCCTGCGCGACGTCCGCTCGGGGAACCCGATGTGGAGCCAGGACGGGCTCGTCTTCCGCGAGCAATACGACGTGGACGAGAACGAGGCGAGCTTCTTCGATCGCGAGACGCTCGCCCTCGACGAGCTGGCGCGGGGGGCCGCCGGGGCGCTGGTCGCCTCGATCTTCGAGGGGTTCTGA
- the ribH gene encoding 6,7-dimethyl-8-ribityllumazine synthase: MSHHFPTVEGRLDAQGMRVALVVSRWNDLVSVRLLAAAEDCLERHGAKAEDCRVVRVPGSWEIPLAAQRLAASGAFDAVVALGALVRGETPHFDVLAAEVSKGLAQAAQQTGKPVIFGVLTTDTLEQAMDRAGGKAGNKGWDAALAAIEMVDLLRRLG, translated from the coding sequence ATGTCCCACCACTTCCCCACCGTCGAAGGCCGGCTCGACGCCCAAGGGATGCGCGTCGCGCTCGTCGTGTCGCGCTGGAACGACCTCGTTTCCGTCCGCCTGCTCGCCGCGGCGGAAGACTGCCTCGAGCGCCACGGGGCGAAGGCGGAGGATTGCCGCGTGGTGCGCGTTCCCGGGTCCTGGGAGATCCCGCTCGCGGCCCAGCGGCTCGCGGCCTCGGGCGCGTTCGACGCGGTGGTGGCGCTCGGGGCGCTCGTGCGGGGGGAGACGCCGCATTTCGACGTGCTCGCGGCGGAGGTTTCGAAGGGGCTCGCCCAGGCGGCGCAGCAGACCGGAAAACCCGTGATCTTCGGCGTCCTGACCACCGACACGCTGGAACAGGCGATGGACCGCGCCGGCGGCAAGGCCGGCAACAAGGGCTGGGACGCGGCGCTGGCGGCCATCGAGATGGTGGACCTGCTGCGCCGCCTCGGCTGA